The Impatiens glandulifera chromosome 8, dImpGla2.1, whole genome shotgun sequence genome includes a window with the following:
- the LOC124913418 gene encoding keratin, type I cytoskeletal 9-like, with the protein MGYPSGIATLQIGNGDLNRHVGFGVGSERETSNDKDAEESSSSEGEHDQNDRTVKPLPFPDINAGNLHENILNPLHNKGNLYERFQRAERELEEEERNKTGNESEKDEPEKSLQIHTKVNHIQSMAADSQDNSSNEGSSTDGTKLLKSMTSLLTSLQTNVITMRSNMLKILKTQKEDIKEFAECVKILKELDNTLKKNTRQSKMMSLERQINLDNHREVMESMELFKNQMIEIQGSLRRSDGERMEYADSIARKFQEKENAKAAAEKEKICITQGEPSRRGDSVSTGTRSKCAPTNDENSRPTKRGGGRSGGDRGGQSSSGGRGGRSGSDRGSRTSGGDRGGRSSGSGHGGRALPPFKNLLTGEGISGGGFTYPIDPRGYM; encoded by the exons atggggtacccgtcgggtATCGCTACCCTACAAATCGGGAATGGGGATCTAAATAGACAtgtcgggttcggggtcgg ATCTGAGAGAGAAACCTCAAATGACAAAGATGCTGAAGAGAGTTCttcatctgagggggaacatgatcaaaatgatAGAACAGTCAAGCCTCTACCATTTCCTGATATTAATGCTGGTAACCTCCATGAAAATATTCTCAATCCTCTTCACAACAAGGGAAATctgtatgaaagatttcagagagcagAAAGGGAgctggaagaagaagagcggAATAAAACTGGAAATGAGTCTGAGAAGGATGAACCGGAGAAATCCCTGCAGATTCACACCAAAGTTAACCATATTCAAAGCATGGCAGCAGATTCACAAGATAATTCATCCAATGAAGGATCCTCTACTGATGGTACCAAGCTTCTGAAGTCGATGACATCTCTACTTACCTCTCTTCAAACGAATGTGATAACTATGAGATCAAATATGTTAAAGATTTTGAAGACCCAGAAAGAAGACATAAAAGAATTTGCTGAATGTGTCAAAATCCTTAAAGAGTTGGATAATACACTGAAGAAAaatac TCGTCAATCGAAAATGATGAGTCTTGAAAGACAAATTAATCTTGATAATCATCGTGAGGTCATGGAATCAATGGAACTATTCAAGAATCAGATGATTGAAATTCAAGGTAGCCTGAGAAGATCTGATGGTGAAAGAATGGAGTATGCcgactccattgcaaggaaatttcaagagaaagaaaatgcgAAAGCTGCtgctgaaaaagaaaaaatttgtaTCACTCAAGGTGAGCCTAGCAGAAGAGGTGACAGTGTATCAACCGGCACCAGATCTAAGTGTGCGCCAACAAACGATGAAAATTcaaggccaactaaaagaggtggaggtcgaagcggtggtgatcgcggAGGCCAAAGTAGTAGTGGTGGTCGTGGTGGGCGATCTGGTAGTGATCGCGGAAGTCGTACCAgtggcggtgatcgtggtgggagaTCTAGTGGAAGCGGTCATGGTGGTCGTGCTCTTCCTCCGTTTAAAAACCTTCTAACTGGTGAAGGGATAAGCGGTGGAGGATTTACCTATCCAatcgatcctcga GGTTATATGtga